Proteins encoded by one window of Xiphias gladius isolate SHS-SW01 ecotype Sanya breed wild chromosome 15, ASM1685928v1, whole genome shotgun sequence:
- the clgn gene encoding calmegin isoform X1, with protein sequence MKLDRGWMWRALLLISLAVATVVAQEKLSEADVADIEEDKGLDEELKVLMAEEEEATVMDEEQSDETDSKDTASGKAGKAETDADVSFQVTYMTPVPTGDVYFAETFDDGSLGRWQLSKTVKGDADDDIAKYDGKWAVEQLKENKVPGDQGLVLKSRAKHHAIAAMLDKPFVFQDEPLVIQYEVNFQDGIDCGGAYIKLLSDTGNLNLEQFHDRTPYTIMFGPDKCGEDYKLHFIFRHQNPLNKDMEEKHAKRADVDLKKFYTDKKTHLYTLILNPDNSYEMFIDQSSVSRGNLLHDVVPPVNPPKEMDDPNDSKPEDWDERAKIPDPEAVKPEDWDEDAPAKIEDPDAVKPEGWLDDETEFVPDPNAEKPEDWDEEMDGEWEAPQIPNPACETAPGCGEWKRPMINNPQYKGKWKATLVDNPGYQGVWKPRKIDNPDYFEDLQPFRMSPFKALGLELWSMTSDIYFDNFIITSHKEVADRWASDSWGLKKLVASANEPGIFAQLMMAAEERPWLWVIYILTVGLPIGLAVLFCWPKKSEDDYVYKKVDVPQADVEEEEEEEEEEEEEEVEAAADEEDKAAEATEGAAAAATEDAKEEDEEDGADAGGDNLEGDDEEEEEEEEGEEESKAPERTLEDEPKEGGDVGAESHKQAVRKRRVRKD encoded by the exons ATGAAATTAGACAGGGGTTGGATGTGGCGCGCGCTGCTCCTGATCTCCCTGGCTGTGGCCACGGTGGTGGCCCAGGAGAAGCTGTCGGAGGCTGATGTTGCAGACATCGAAGAAGATAAGGGCTTGGACGAGGAGTTAAAGGTTCTGAtggcagaagaagaggaggcaaCAGTGATGGATGAAGAGCAGTCTGATGAGACAGACAGCAAAGACACAGCAAGCGGGAAGGCTGGCAAGGCTGAAACGGATGCAGATGTCTCCTTCCAG gtAACATACATGACTCCCGTTCCCACTGGAGATGTATACTTTGCAGAGACGTTTGATGATGGATCGTTGGGCAG ATGGCAGCTGTCAAAAACGGTGAAGGGGGACGCAGATGATGACATCGCCAAATATGACg GGAAGTGGGCCGTGGAGCAGCTGAAGGAGAACAAGGTTCCAGGAGACCAGGGCCTGGTGCTCAAGTCCCGGGCCAAACACCATGCCATTGCTGCAATGCTGGACAAACCCTTTGTCTTCCAGGACGAGCCTCTGGTCATACA GTATGAGGTGAATTTCCAGGATGGTATTGACTGTGGTGGAGCATACATCAAACTGCTCTCAGACACTGGCAATCTCAATCTG GAGCAGTTCCACGACCGTACACCCTACACCATCATGTTTGGACCCGACAAATGCGGCGAGGACTACAAGCTGCACTTCATCTTCCGTCACCAGAACCCCCTGAACAAAGACATGGAGGAGAAGCATGCCAAGAGGGCCGACGTCGACCTCAAGAAGTTCTACACTGACAAGAAGACTCACCTCTACACATTGA TCCTGAACCCAGACAACAGCTACGAGATGTTCATCGATCAGTCCAGTGTGAGCCGTGGGAACCTTCTGCATGATGTGGTGCCTCCAGTCAATCCCCCCAAAGAGATGGATGACCCGAATGACTCCAAGCCTGAGGACTGGGACGAGAGGGCCAAGATTCCTGACCCCGAGGCTGTCAAGCCTGAGGACTG GGATGAGGATGCACCCGCAAAGATTGAGGACCCTGACGCTGTGAAGCCTGAGGGCTGGCTGGATGATGAAACGGAGTTTGTCCCTGACCCCAATGCTGAGAAACCAGAAGACTG GGATgaggagatggatggagagTGGGAGGCGCCACAGATTCCTAACCCAGCCTGTGAGACGGCCCCTGGCTGTGGGGAGTGGAAGCGCCCCATGATCAACAACCCTCAGTACAAGGGCAAGTGGAAGGCAACTCTGGTGGACAACCCCGGCTATCAG GGAGTCTGGAAGCCACGTAAGATCGATAACCCGGACTATTTTGAGGACCTGCAGCCGTTCAGGATGTCACCTTTCAAGGCTCTGGGCTTGGAGTTGTGGTCCATGACCTCGGATATCTACTTTGACAACTTCATTATCACCTCTCACAAGGAGGTGGCTGACCGCTGGGCCTCTGACAGCTGGGGGCTGAAGAAACTGGTGGCCAGCGCTAACGAG CCGGGGATTTTTGCTCAGCTGATGATGGCAGCAGAGGAACGACCATGGCTCTGGGTGATCTACATACTGACAGTAGGCCTACCCATAGGACTGGCTGTGCTCTTCTGCTGGCCAAAG aAATCAGAAGATGACTACGTGTACAAGAAGGTGGATGTGCCCCAGGCTGAtgtagaagaggaggaggaggaggaggaggaggaagaggaggaagaagtggagGCAGCGGCAGATGAGGAAGACAAAGCAGCTGAGGCTACAGagggagcagcagctgcag CAACAGAAGATGCcaaggaggaggacgaggaggatgGTGCCGATGCAGGAGGCGACAATCTAGAGGGggatgatgaagaagaggaagaggaggaggaaggagaagaggaaagcaAAGCTCCAGAGAGAACATTAGAAGACGAG
- the clgn gene encoding calmegin isoform X2: protein MKLDRGWMWRALLLISLAVATVVAQEKLSEADVADIEEDKGLDEELKVLMAEEEEATVMDEEQSDETDSKDTASGKAGKAETDADVSFQVTYMTPVPTGDVYFAETFDDGSLGRWQLSKTVKGDADDDIAKYDGKWAVEQLKENKVPGDQGLVLKSRAKHHAIAAMLDKPFVFQDEPLVIQYEVNFQDGIDCGGAYIKLLSDTGNLNLEQFHDRTPYTIMFGPDKCGEDYKLHFIFRHQNPLNKDMEEKHAKRADVDLKKFYTDKKTHLYTLILNPDNSYEMFIDQSSVSRGNLLHDVVPPVNPPKEMDDPNDSKPEDWDERAKIPDPEAVKPEDWDEDAPAKIEDPDAVKPEGWLDDETEFVPDPNAEKPEDWDEEMDGEWEAPQIPNPACETAPGCGEWKRPMINNPQYKGKWKATLVDNPGYQGVWKPRKIDNPDYFEDLQPFRMSPFKALGLELWSMTSDIYFDNFIITSHKEVADRWASDSWGLKKLVASANEPGIFAQLMMAAEERPWLWVIYILTVGLPIGLAVLFCWPKKSEDDYVYKKVDVPQADVEEEEEEEEEEEEEEVEAAADEEDKAAEATEGAAAAEDAKEEDEEDGADAGGDNLEGDDEEEEEEEEGEEESKAPERTLEDEPKEGGDVGAESHKQAVRKRRVRKD from the exons ATGAAATTAGACAGGGGTTGGATGTGGCGCGCGCTGCTCCTGATCTCCCTGGCTGTGGCCACGGTGGTGGCCCAGGAGAAGCTGTCGGAGGCTGATGTTGCAGACATCGAAGAAGATAAGGGCTTGGACGAGGAGTTAAAGGTTCTGAtggcagaagaagaggaggcaaCAGTGATGGATGAAGAGCAGTCTGATGAGACAGACAGCAAAGACACAGCAAGCGGGAAGGCTGGCAAGGCTGAAACGGATGCAGATGTCTCCTTCCAG gtAACATACATGACTCCCGTTCCCACTGGAGATGTATACTTTGCAGAGACGTTTGATGATGGATCGTTGGGCAG ATGGCAGCTGTCAAAAACGGTGAAGGGGGACGCAGATGATGACATCGCCAAATATGACg GGAAGTGGGCCGTGGAGCAGCTGAAGGAGAACAAGGTTCCAGGAGACCAGGGCCTGGTGCTCAAGTCCCGGGCCAAACACCATGCCATTGCTGCAATGCTGGACAAACCCTTTGTCTTCCAGGACGAGCCTCTGGTCATACA GTATGAGGTGAATTTCCAGGATGGTATTGACTGTGGTGGAGCATACATCAAACTGCTCTCAGACACTGGCAATCTCAATCTG GAGCAGTTCCACGACCGTACACCCTACACCATCATGTTTGGACCCGACAAATGCGGCGAGGACTACAAGCTGCACTTCATCTTCCGTCACCAGAACCCCCTGAACAAAGACATGGAGGAGAAGCATGCCAAGAGGGCCGACGTCGACCTCAAGAAGTTCTACACTGACAAGAAGACTCACCTCTACACATTGA TCCTGAACCCAGACAACAGCTACGAGATGTTCATCGATCAGTCCAGTGTGAGCCGTGGGAACCTTCTGCATGATGTGGTGCCTCCAGTCAATCCCCCCAAAGAGATGGATGACCCGAATGACTCCAAGCCTGAGGACTGGGACGAGAGGGCCAAGATTCCTGACCCCGAGGCTGTCAAGCCTGAGGACTG GGATGAGGATGCACCCGCAAAGATTGAGGACCCTGACGCTGTGAAGCCTGAGGGCTGGCTGGATGATGAAACGGAGTTTGTCCCTGACCCCAATGCTGAGAAACCAGAAGACTG GGATgaggagatggatggagagTGGGAGGCGCCACAGATTCCTAACCCAGCCTGTGAGACGGCCCCTGGCTGTGGGGAGTGGAAGCGCCCCATGATCAACAACCCTCAGTACAAGGGCAAGTGGAAGGCAACTCTGGTGGACAACCCCGGCTATCAG GGAGTCTGGAAGCCACGTAAGATCGATAACCCGGACTATTTTGAGGACCTGCAGCCGTTCAGGATGTCACCTTTCAAGGCTCTGGGCTTGGAGTTGTGGTCCATGACCTCGGATATCTACTTTGACAACTTCATTATCACCTCTCACAAGGAGGTGGCTGACCGCTGGGCCTCTGACAGCTGGGGGCTGAAGAAACTGGTGGCCAGCGCTAACGAG CCGGGGATTTTTGCTCAGCTGATGATGGCAGCAGAGGAACGACCATGGCTCTGGGTGATCTACATACTGACAGTAGGCCTACCCATAGGACTGGCTGTGCTCTTCTGCTGGCCAAAG aAATCAGAAGATGACTACGTGTACAAGAAGGTGGATGTGCCCCAGGCTGAtgtagaagaggaggaggaggaggaggaggaggaagaggaggaagaagtggagGCAGCGGCAGATGAGGAAGACAAAGCAGCTGAGGCTACAGagggagcagcagctgcag AAGATGCcaaggaggaggacgaggaggatgGTGCCGATGCAGGAGGCGACAATCTAGAGGGggatgatgaagaagaggaagaggaggaggaaggagaagaggaaagcaAAGCTCCAGAGAGAACATTAGAAGACGAG
- the exosc9 gene encoding exosome complex component RRP45, whose translation MKDTPLSNVERDFLLKAIEEKKRLDGRQTYDYRKIKITFGTDYGCCFVDLGKTRVMAQVSCELVAPKENRPNEGIMFFNIELSPMASPAFEQGRQSELSVKLNRQLERCLRNSKCIDTESLCVVSGEKVWQIRVDVHVLNHDGNLMDAASIAAITALCHFRRPDVGIQGDEVTVYSPEERDPIPLSIYHMPISVSFSFFQQGTYLLVDPCEREERVMDGLLMIAMNKHREICSIQSSGGIMLLKDQVMRCSKIASVKVSEITELIGKALENDKKARKAGSRCGFAESIPQERITALKMDETPVEMMDVTERANDIVQKAEAPPQTVPSPVVPVPGVGQVGQGLQNTWGLEEDDDEEEEEEEENDNSGEEQEAEVTKMEGGKYEKKESRGDVVEISDSEEEEVVILHPETPDNAPKYTGSSSHQKGAATTKKRQKK comes from the exons ATGAAGGACACACCTCTGTCCAACGTTGAGCGGGACTTCTTGCTCAAAGCCATCGAGGAGAAAAAG CGCCTGGATGGACGGCAGACCTATGACTACAGGAAGATAAAGATCACGTTTGGCACGGACTATGGATGCTGCTTTGTGGATCTGGGGAAAACCAG GGTCATGGCTCAGGTGTCCTGTGAGCTGGTGGCTCCGAAAGAGAATCGACCAAACGAGGGAATCATGTTCTTCAACATCGAGCTGTCACCCATGGCCTCACCTGCATTCGAGCAGGGCAG ACAGTCAGAGTTATCAGTGAAGCTAAACAGACAGCTGGAGAGGTGCTTGAGGAACTCCAAGTGCATTGATACAGAGTCCCTCTGTGTGGTGTCTGGAGAAAAG GTGTGGCAGATCAGAGTGGATGTCCACGTGTTGAATCATGATGGGAACCTGATGGATGCTGCCAGCATTGCCGCCATCACCGCTCTGTGCCACTTCAGACGCCCTGATGTCGGCATCCAGGGAGACGAAGTCACAGTG TACAGTCCAGAGGAGAGAGACCCTATTCCTCTGAGTATCTACCACATGCCCATCAGTGTCAGCTTCTCCTTCTTCCAGCAAGG AACGTATTTGCTGGTGGACCCCTGTGAGCGGGAGGAGCGGGTGATGGACGGCCTGCTGATGATCGCcatgaacaaacacagagaaatctGCTCCATCCAGTCCAGCGGGGGCATCATGCTGCTTAAGGACCAG GTTATGAGATGCAGTAAAATCGCCAGTGTCAAAGTGTCTGAAATCACAGAACTCATCGGCAAAGCCCTGGAAAACGACAAGAAAGCCAG gAAGGCAGGCAGCAGGTGTGGTTTTGCAGAGTCTATTCCTCAGGAGCGAATCACAGCTCTGAAAATGGACGAGACTCCAGTGGAGATGATGGATGTGACAGAGAGAGCCAATGACATTGTCCAGAAAGCCGAGGCCCCGCCTCAGAC GGTACCATCCCCAGTGGTGCCCGTCCCAGGTGTGGGGCAGGTGGGGCAGGGGCTGCAGAACACCTGGGGCctggaggaggatgatgatgaagaagaggaggaggaggaggaaaatgacaACAGTGGTGAAGAACAGGAGGCAGAAGTAACAAAGATGGAAGGGGGAAAgtatgaaaagaaagagagcagag GAGACGTGGTTGAAATATCTgacagtgaagaggaggaagtggtCATTCTTCATCCAGAGACACCAGACAATGCTCCTAA atatACAGGATCCAGTTCACACCAGAAGGGGGCAGCAACAaccaagaaaagacagaaaaaatga